One stretch of Oncorhynchus masou masou isolate Uvic2021 chromosome 9, UVic_Omas_1.1, whole genome shotgun sequence DNA includes these proteins:
- the LOC135545605 gene encoding stimulator of interferon genes protein-like — protein sequence MQQLGGEECLVPQPRGSLPKACAIGLASVVATAILVLEPEGFFRHVSAAILILTVGPSLHGVFLLSEECLHHATTRYRGRRLGQMVTACVSVCTLLCVGLAVLLFVLTKPQPWRDRWSMIILACVLYPLLKTLGVLGPSEVEVSEICETRKMNVAHGLAWSFHLGYLNLVLPRLEGSIAAFRASHNAGPFETRGSRKLLILLPLNANITHTLEDEDTNIHFYDNLPDTEIDRAGVRGRVYKHSVYTVLDKDRQAHHCVVEYATPLLTLYKMSQESSAGFGERDRREQVLLFYRTLQDILDRSLECRNRYRLILLNDEHEDDPHYLSNSILKNLDQQEKEEFYVPPFIPQPEVDHPSNALPIIVDWHRAEPMSRVPTIMISQDMPRTLREPVENSEDLSP from the exons ATGCAGCAATTGGGAGGGGAGGAGTGTCTGGTCCCTCAGCCTCGTGGGAGTTTACCCAAAGCCTGTGCGATAGGATTGGCTTCTGTGGTGGCGACGGCCATCTTGGTTTTGGAGCCTGAGGGCTTCTTCAGACACGTTTCTGCAGCAATACTCATCCTGACTGTGGGGCCCTCGCTGCATGGAGTGTTTCTTCTCTCAGAGGAATGTCTTCATCATGCAACTACCAG gTACCGTGGTCGGAGGCTGGGTCAGATGGTGACAGCCTGTGTGAGTGTATGTACCCTCCTGTGTGTGGGTTTGGCAGTGCTGCTGTTTGTCTTGACCAAGCCCCAGCCCTGGAGGGACCGTTGGAGCATGATTATCCTGGCCTGTGTCCTTTACCCTCTACTCAAAACCCTGGGAGTACTG GGTCCGTCTGAGGTGGAGGTGTCAGAGATCTGTGAGACGAGGAAGATGAACGTGGCTCATGGCCTGGCTTGGTCTTTCCACCTGGGCTACCTCAACCTGGTTCTGCCTC GGTTGGAGGGTTCTATCGCAGCGTTCCGTGCTTCACATAATGCAGGTCCGTTTGAGACCAGGGGTTCCAGAAAGCTCCTCATTCTCCTTCCTCTCAACGCAAACATTACTCACACGCTGGAGGACGAGGACACCAACATCCATTTCTATGACAACCTCCCTGACACAGAGATCGACAGGGCAGGTGTCAGGGGGCGTGTCTACAAGCACAGTGTCTACACCGTATTGGAcaaggacagacag gcCCATCACTGTGTTGTGGAGTATGCCACCCCTCTGCTGACCCTGTATAAGATGTCTCAGGAGAGCAGTGCAGGGtttggggagagggacaggagagagcagGTGCTGCTGTTCTACAGGACTCTACAGGACATACTGGACCGCTCACTGGAGTGCAGGAACCGCTACCGCCTCATCCTGCTCAACG ATGAACATGAGGATGACCCTCACTACCTGTCCAACTCCATTCTGAAGAACCTGGATCAACAGGAGAAAGAAGAGTTCTATGTTCCCCCTTTCATCCCTCAGCCTGAGGTGGACCACCCATCCAATGCCCTGCCCATCATCGTTGACTGGCACCGAGCTGAGCCAATGAGCAGGGTGCCTACGATCATGATCAGTCAAGACATGCCACGTACGCTCAGGGAACCGGTTGAGAATTCGGAAGACCTTTCTCCATGA
- the LOC135545607 gene encoding DNA damage-inducible transcript 4-like protein yields MVYTPALVLGHGMLIMSEEGSVVERKFLYQITSSVKKDTRRGSLESCEFIKERNSSLDSEITLDCEERILQQDMIRQIESCLSDAKESNLRCRVLLLPRPLTAKVARDVVRSSVGEPCGLRGAFIQVYLETEQGLQLQTLGIISPDPTVTPTFELSIVFKLDKDGWPPLKHIFVTDKLLKLRPQYRLVKKKLYSSASPVIHEFC; encoded by the exons ATGGTCTATACTCCGGCTTTGGTCCTTGGACACGGAATGCTCATTATGTCTGAAGAGGGTAGCGTAGTCGAGCGAAAGTTTCTTTATCAAATCACATCGAGCGTCAAAAAAGATACGCGTCGGGGCAGCCTTGAAAGTTGCGAATTCATCAAGGAAAGGAACTCAA GTCTGGACTCTGAAATTACTCTTGACTGTGAGGAGAGAATACTCCAGCAGGACATGATCAGGCAGATCGAGAGTTGTCTCTCTGACGCTAAAGAATCGAATCTGCGCTGCAGGGTGCTGCTGCTTCCCCGCCCGCTGACCGCCAAGGTTGCCCGGGACGTGGTGCGTTCCTCAGTTGGAGAACCGTGTGGGCTCCGCGGGGCCTTCATACAGGTCTATTTGGAGACAGAACAGGGCCTTCAGCTGCAGACGCTGGGCATTATATCACCCGACCCGACCGTCACTCCTACCTTCGAGCTGTCCATTGTGTTCAAGCTGGACAAAGACGGTTGGCCTCCTCTCAAGCACATATTCGTTACCGACAAGTTGTTGAAACTACGACCCCAGTACCGGCTGGTCAAGAAGAAATTGTATTCCTCCGCAAGCCCTGTCATACACGAGTTTTGCTGA